Part of the Paenibacillus guangzhouensis genome is shown below.
TCTGGCTGTATCGTATGAAACCTCGTACAGTGAGCAAATTTCCTCCATACTAATCTTCATATGCGATTTTAAATAGTCCAGAATGGACTTTATTCTTTCTTCTTGATTCATATTTGTCCACCTTAGCTGATTAGTCTCCCTTTATTTTAGTATTTGTTGCTTTCGAATACAATGCAAACTCAATTTATTATCATTATTTCCTGCATGAAAATTGCAATAAACACGAAATTTTTAAGTTTAATAATTGAATATATAATTATTTCAACTATATTCTGTTGTGGATTTGAGGTAAAATAAAATATAATGGAATAAATTCGATACTTAACAATCTCCTGAGAAGGCGAGGAAACCAAATGAAAACGATTAATGTCGGTATTGTAGGGTATGGATTATCGGGCGAGGTTTTTCATGCTCCACTTATTCAATCGATTGAAGGAATGGAGGTTCTTAAGATTGTCTCCAGTGATCCTCATAAAGTGAGAAGGAAGTTTCCAGATATGGAGGTCGTATCATCGATAGAAGATCTGTTATCGGATGAAAGAATTGATCTAGTCGTTATCACTTCACCTAATTCAACGCATTATTCTTTTGCCAAACAGTCGTTGCTTGCTGGGAAACACGTTATCGTAGAGAAACCATTCGTGATCCATACGGAGGAAGCAAAAGATCTGATCGAAACAGCTAACGGACAGAACAAATTGCTGAGCGTTTTTCACAATAGGAGATGGGATAATGATTTCCAGACCGTGAAGCATTGTATCGAATCCGACGCTATGGGGGAAGTTTATCTGTATGAAGCGCACTTTGATCGGTATCGACCAGAAGTAAGAGAAAGATGGAGAGAACAAATTGGACCAGGGTCCGGAATGCTTTATGATTTAGGATCGCACCTAATCGATCAGGCTTTGTATCTATTTGGCAACCCAATAAGTGTGTACGGTGATGTATTCGCACAACGAGTGGGTTCATCGGTGGATGATTATTTTCATATCATCTTAAATTATGGGAAAATGCGAGTCATTCTGCACAGTGGTTCAATTGTTAGCAACCCCGGGCCGAAATTTCAAGTTCACGGCAGCAAAGGGAGTTTTATTAAATATGGTCTGGACTCACAAGAAGATTCTCTTCGTCAAGGCAAAGTGCCGGGAAGCCCGGGTTGGGGTAGAGACCATGAGAAGTGGTATGGTGAGTTGACAAAGGAAATTGGAGACCAATGGACAACAAATAAAATAGAAACGATACCGGGTTCTTATGAAAATTTCTATCAAGGCATTTATCAATCGATAATCAATAATGCTCCGTTACCAGTGAGTGCAAACGAAGCGATGAATACAATTAAGGTGATTGAATTGGCCAAGAAAAGTAGTTCGGAGCAAAAAACAGTCTCCTTTGAATAAATGAGAAGGAGATTCACACTATCCGTTAAAAAGTGCACCCCATTGAATTCATCGGATTAACCAGGAGTTATTCCAATGTCTATTCTAAGGGGTGCACTTTTTATTTTAGTAGGTACTTTTTAGTTCCCATATTACTTTAAAGTGCGTACTTCTTTTTTCTGTTTAGATGCTTCATAATCAGTGTTGTCAGGCGATAGAATGACATTTGTTGATTGGATCAGTTATTGATTTCTATATCAATATGAATCATTCATCATCATAGATTTAAAACAAATTTTAGGAGGGGTTTCATATGAGAAATATACTGCAAGGAAAACTTGGATTTGGTACTGCACCGCTAGGCAATATGTACCGTACGATCTCTGAAGAAGAAGCTATGGCAACAGTAAATGCAGCTTGGGAGAGTGGCATTCGTTACTTTGACACAGCACCATCCTATGGAGCTGGCTTAGCAGAGATTCGCCTTGGAGAAGCACTGTCAACAAAAAATCGTAATGATTACGTTATAAGCACGAAAGTAGGCCGAATCATTTCGGATGAACTAGAAGACCCATCTACACGTGATTTTGGAGAAAAAACGGGGCTTTTCGAATTTGGCCGTAAGAATAAAATCATCAATGACTATAGCGCGGATGCAACCCTTCGCTCAATCGAGCAGAGTTTGGAGCGTTTAAAAACGGATCGTCTGGACATTGTCTATATACATGATGTAGCGCAGGACTTTTATGGCGATGAGTGGCTGTCGCAATTTGAAACTGCTCGAACCGGAGCATTCCGTGTACTCACACGTTTACGTGAAGAAGGAGTCATTAAGGCTTGGGGACTCGGAGTAAACCGGGTAGAGCCAATTGAACTCATGTTGGAATTGGAAGAAGCGAAGCCAGATGTATCTTTGCTAGCTGGTCGTTACACTTTATTAGACCATGAACGTGCGCTTCAACGCGTAATGCCGGCGGCTGAAAAACATCACATGGACATTGTCATTGGTGGTCCATATAGCTCAGGTGTTCTTGCTGGAGGTACCCATTTCGAATATCAACAAGCGTCACCAGAAATTATGGCAAAAGTTGAGAAAATCAAAAATATTGCAGATCGTCATCACATCAACATCAAGGCTGCAGCTTTACAATTTTCAATGTCTAATCCAGCAGTTGCTACTGTCATTCCTGGTGCTAGTCGACCTGAGCGAATTGCAGAAGACAACGCTGCATTGAACACCGTGATCTCGGCAGCGTTCTGGGAAGAAATGCGCGAACAAAAACTGGTAGCACCTCATGCACCACTACCAATCGGCGTGAAATAAAAAGAAGAGTCGTGGATATGGCACAAACTACGACATCACTTAATGTAGAATTTAAAACAATTACTAGGAGGGTTTACTCAAATGAGAAATATACTGCAAGGAAAATTAGGTTTTGGTACTGCACCGCTAGGCAATATGTACCGTAATATCCCTGAAGAAGAAGCTATCGCAACGGTAGATGCTGCTTGGGAGAGTGGTGTTCGTTACTTTGACACAGCACCGTTCTATGGAGCGGGCTTGGCCGAAATTCGCCTTGGAGAAGCACTGTCGAAAAGAAATCGTAATGATTACGTTCTAAGCACAAAAGTAGGTCGAATCATTTCGGATGAACTAGAAGACCCATCTGCACGTGATTTAGGAGAAAAAGGGGGACTTTTTGAATTCGGCCGTAAGAATAAAATCATCCCTGACTATAGCGCGGATGCAACCCTTCGCTCGATCGAGCAGAGTTTGAAACGTTTAAGAACAGATCGCTTGGACTTTGTATTTATTCATGATATAGCTCAGGACTTTTATGGCGATGAGTGGCTTTCATATTTTGAAACTGCCCGAACTGGCGCATTCCGTGTACTCACACGTTTACGTGAAGAAGGCGTCATTAAAGGTTGGGGACTCGGAGTGAACCGGGTAGAGCCAATTGAACTGATGCTGGACTTGGAAGAAGCGAAGCCAGATGTATCCTTGCTAGCTGGCCGTTATTCGTTACTAGACCATGAACGTGCGTTACAACGCGTGATGCCTGCAGCTGTAAAACATAACATGGACATTGTCGCCGGTGGTCCGTATAGCTCAGGTGTTCTTGCTGGAGGTACTCATTTCGAATATCAAAAAGCGTCACCAGAAATTAAGGCAAAAGTGGAGAAAATCAAAAATATAGCAGATCGTCATCAAATCAGCATCAAGGCTGCAGCTTTACAATTTTCACTAGCTAACCCGGCAGTTGCTGCAGTTGTTCCTGGTGCTACTCGACCTGAGCGAATTGCTGAAGACAAAGCTGCATTAAACACCGTGATCCCAGCAGCGTTCTGGGATGAAATGCTTGAACAAAAACTGATATCACCTCATGCACCACTACCAATCAACGTTAAATAAAAAGGAGAGTTATAAACATGGCACAAACGACGACATCGATTAAAATTCCAGCTTCACCGGATCAAGTATGGCGATTCATCGGAGGTTTTGACTCGCTTCCAGACTGGTTACCATATATACCGAGCAGTACAGTAACTGAAGGTGGTCGCGTCCGTCATTTGGCTAACCCTGATGGTGATGTGATTGTAGAGCGCTTGGAAGCATTCAATGATAAGGAACGCTACTACACTTATTCCATTATGAAAGCACCATTTCCAATTACGAATTATTTATCTACAATCCACGTTAAAGAAGATGCTGACGGTAAATCATCATTGGTTGAGTGGTCTGGCAGTTTCACGCCTGTAGGTGTAAGTGATCAAGAGGCTATTGATCTGTTCCATGGCATCTATAAAGATGGCTTAGAGGCATTACAACAAGGATTCAATGAATAAAAAAAGAGTGTCTCAAAGTCGAAATTTGGTCATAGTCCTGTCAAGGTGCAGTTAAAAAACAGGCTTTAAAAGGCGACTTGCTTCCGGTATTCTGCCGGAGGCAGGTCGCCTAATTTATTTTGGAAGAGGTCCTGGTTGAAATTATAATTTCCATTATTTTGATAATATGATATACTTTTCATTATTCTTGTTACCACAAATGATTAGTAAGGGGTCAATCATATTGCAATTAAAATCAAGAAAACCCTTAGTCTACTTAATGATTATAGGTGTAATAATCTGGCTAGCTGGGATCGTAAGTAGTGGGATATATTTTTTTGAAGTATTTGCTAACCATGACAATTTCTATAGTGATCCAAGTCCTGTTCCTTTGTTTGTATTTGCATTCATCGGAGGTCTAGGCTTCCTGTTAGCGGTAATCTCTACTTTAATATATTTCGCATCTCTCCTAAAAAACAGACAATAAAATAGATAAACATTATCATCAAATATCAATATGTAAGCCTGATTTACGCATATAGTCTTTTTAATAGAAGCATTATCCTTTCAAAGGGGTGTGTTTATTGAGAAACGGGAGGTTGCTATTCATTTGTGGTACTCTTTTAGTGCTTGCAGGTGGTGTGTTTTTTACCGTTGAACGATTTGGTGCATATATTGCAATGGGGCTTGAGGCAGGAGGATTTGCCAGCAAATCCGGTTTTGTCCCAACACTTGGGATGCTAAATACAACACTTTCAGATAACCAGCTGGTCGTACCTTTTTTAATCATTGGTTCAGTTCTAATGGCTGCTGGAATCCTATTAGAAATAATAATTATAAATCAAAAGTAATTTAACCAACTTTTGAACTAACGGAACATGATAATTGAATCATGATATAGAGGCAGCCGATCAACCGATCAGCTGCCGTTTTCTTTGAAGTTACGGGCAGTTTGGCTCAATACAGAAGGTTGTGTGGCGTGGTGAAATTAGTAAGCTAAGGGAGGTGAAAATGATAAAATCAAGTCTAGGGAGTGCTTTTTATTTTTGTGCCATTTTGCTTCTGGTTTATTATTTTGTAGGGATTAGTTTTATTAAGGCTATACAAATGGCAGTACTTATAACCATGGTACATATCTTAATCCT
Proteins encoded:
- a CDS encoding SRPBCC family protein; this encodes MAQTTTSIKIPASPDQVWRFIGGFDSLPDWLPYIPSSTVTEGGRVRHLANPDGDVIVERLEAFNDKERYYTYSIMKAPFPITNYLSTIHVKEDADGKSSLVEWSGSFTPVGVSDQEAIDLFHGIYKDGLEALQQGFNE
- a CDS encoding oxidoreductase → MKTINVGIVGYGLSGEVFHAPLIQSIEGMEVLKIVSSDPHKVRRKFPDMEVVSSIEDLLSDERIDLVVITSPNSTHYSFAKQSLLAGKHVIVEKPFVIHTEEAKDLIETANGQNKLLSVFHNRRWDNDFQTVKHCIESDAMGEVYLYEAHFDRYRPEVRERWREQIGPGSGMLYDLGSHLIDQALYLFGNPISVYGDVFAQRVGSSVDDYFHIILNYGKMRVILHSGSIVSNPGPKFQVHGSKGSFIKYGLDSQEDSLRQGKVPGSPGWGRDHEKWYGELTKEIGDQWTTNKIETIPGSYENFYQGIYQSIINNAPLPVSANEAMNTIKVIELAKKSSSEQKTVSFE
- a CDS encoding aldo/keto reductase, which codes for MRNILQGKLGFGTAPLGNMYRNIPEEEAIATVDAAWESGVRYFDTAPFYGAGLAEIRLGEALSKRNRNDYVLSTKVGRIISDELEDPSARDLGEKGGLFEFGRKNKIIPDYSADATLRSIEQSLKRLRTDRLDFVFIHDIAQDFYGDEWLSYFETARTGAFRVLTRLREEGVIKGWGLGVNRVEPIELMLDLEEAKPDVSLLAGRYSLLDHERALQRVMPAAVKHNMDIVAGGPYSSGVLAGGTHFEYQKASPEIKAKVEKIKNIADRHQISIKAAALQFSLANPAVAAVVPGATRPERIAEDKAALNTVIPAAFWDEMLEQKLISPHAPLPINVK
- a CDS encoding aldo/keto reductase — protein: MRNILQGKLGFGTAPLGNMYRTISEEEAMATVNAAWESGIRYFDTAPSYGAGLAEIRLGEALSTKNRNDYVISTKVGRIISDELEDPSTRDFGEKTGLFEFGRKNKIINDYSADATLRSIEQSLERLKTDRLDIVYIHDVAQDFYGDEWLSQFETARTGAFRVLTRLREEGVIKAWGLGVNRVEPIELMLELEEAKPDVSLLAGRYTLLDHERALQRVMPAAEKHHMDIVIGGPYSSGVLAGGTHFEYQQASPEIMAKVEKIKNIADRHHINIKAAALQFSMSNPAVATVIPGASRPERIAEDNAALNTVISAAFWEEMREQKLVAPHAPLPIGVK